From Spartinivicinus ruber, the proteins below share one genomic window:
- the ispC gene encoding 1-deoxy-D-xylulose-5-phosphate reductoisomerase, giving the protein MQQITILGSTGSIGCSTLAVIKEHPDKYQVFALAANQQLEKLFQQCVEFKPRYAVLVNEAAAGQLAERLKAAGSITVVLAGTQALETIASEPQVNVVMAAIMGAAGLLPTLAAVKASKKVLLANKESLVLAGKLFMKAVKDHKATLLPIDSEHNAIFQCLPCTQQPLTEMGVRKVVLTASGGPFRTYSSAELRAVTPEQACAHPNWSMGQKISVDSASMMNKGLELIEACHLFAIKPEQVDVVIHPQSIIHSMVDYVDGSVLAQMGNPDMCTPIAHALAWPNRISTAVKPLNLVDICQLDFYPPDEQRFPCLKLAREAAAEGGAAPAVLNAANEVAVEAFLAGTIRFVDIPLINEEVLSKLEVQDSGELESILAADSKAREVATAVIKHIGL; this is encoded by the coding sequence GTGCAGCAAATCACCATTTTAGGTAGTACTGGCTCAATAGGTTGTAGCACATTAGCTGTTATCAAAGAACACCCTGATAAATATCAGGTGTTTGCTCTTGCAGCTAATCAACAGCTCGAAAAGCTATTTCAACAGTGTGTTGAGTTTAAACCCCGATATGCAGTGCTTGTTAATGAGGCTGCAGCTGGACAGCTGGCTGAGCGACTAAAGGCTGCTGGGTCTATTACTGTAGTGTTAGCTGGTACCCAAGCGCTAGAGACCATAGCATCGGAGCCACAGGTTAATGTCGTAATGGCGGCCATTATGGGTGCAGCGGGTTTGTTGCCCACATTGGCAGCAGTTAAGGCCAGTAAGAAAGTCTTGCTAGCTAATAAAGAGAGTTTAGTGTTGGCTGGTAAACTCTTTATGAAGGCAGTCAAAGACCATAAAGCGACACTGCTACCCATTGATAGTGAGCATAATGCCATCTTTCAGTGTCTTCCCTGTACACAACAGCCGTTAACAGAAATGGGGGTGAGAAAAGTTGTCTTAACTGCTTCTGGTGGGCCATTCCGGACTTATAGCTCAGCTGAACTAAGAGCAGTAACACCTGAGCAAGCCTGTGCTCATCCTAACTGGTCAATGGGTCAAAAAATTTCAGTTGATTCCGCCTCTATGATGAATAAAGGCTTAGAATTAATAGAGGCCTGTCATTTGTTTGCTATTAAGCCTGAGCAAGTTGATGTAGTGATTCACCCGCAAAGCATTATCCATTCAATGGTTGACTATGTTGATGGATCAGTTTTAGCCCAAATGGGCAATCCTGATATGTGTACACCAATTGCCCACGCACTTGCCTGGCCAAATCGAATATCAACAGCTGTTAAACCACTTAACTTGGTAGATATTTGTCAGCTTGATTTTTATCCTCCTGATGAGCAGCGGTTCCCTTGCCTTAAACTTGCCCGTGAAGCGGCAGCTGAGGGCGGTGCAGCTCCAGCAGTATTGAATGCAGCTAATGAAGTGGCGGTTGAGGCATTTTTAGCTGGAACTATTCGTTTTGTTGACATTCCACTTATCAATGAAGAAGTGCTTTCTAAGCTTGAGGTGCAAGATTCAGGTGAGCTTGAAAGTATTTTGGCTGCTGACAGCAAGGCCCGTGAGGTAGCCACAGCAGTGATTAAGCATATAGGTTTATAA
- a CDS encoding phosphatidate cytidylyltransferase, with amino-acid sequence MLKQRIITAVILVPLALLGVFALSPFYFSLFVGGVVLLAGWEWANLAGLTEMPARLAYVLGLALALFGSQFLPLMSVLSLAIVVWLAALGLVLTYPTSTTVWQHRSLKLIVGLMVLVPAWSCLVWLKKADNSSWLIVYLFALIWGADIGAYFFGKRFGKHKLAAKVSPGKSWEGVYGALAVTTLVAIGFGLGQHKSFPQVAVMVLFAWLIVAVSVLGDLLESMFKRERGVKDSSNLLPGHGGVMDRIDSLTAAIPVFCISLLVTGL; translated from the coding sequence ATAACTGCCGTTATTTTAGTGCCGCTTGCTCTGCTTGGGGTGTTTGCCCTATCTCCTTTTTACTTTAGCCTTTTTGTTGGTGGAGTCGTTTTACTTGCAGGCTGGGAATGGGCAAATTTAGCAGGTTTAACTGAGATGCCAGCACGACTAGCCTATGTTTTAGGCTTGGCATTGGCTTTATTTGGTTCTCAATTTCTTCCCCTGATGTCGGTACTTAGCCTAGCCATTGTTGTTTGGTTGGCTGCTCTTGGGCTGGTGTTGACTTATCCGACATCGACTACAGTTTGGCAGCATAGAAGCCTTAAACTGATTGTTGGTTTGATGGTGCTGGTACCGGCCTGGAGTTGTTTAGTTTGGTTGAAAAAAGCGGATAACAGCTCATGGCTAATTGTCTACCTGTTTGCTTTGATCTGGGGGGCAGATATTGGAGCTTATTTCTTTGGTAAGCGTTTTGGTAAACATAAGTTAGCCGCTAAAGTCAGTCCAGGTAAAAGTTGGGAAGGGGTTTATGGTGCATTAGCTGTGACAACACTGGTGGCCATTGGCTTTGGTTTGGGGCAGCATAAAAGCTTCCCTCAGGTAGCTGTTATGGTGTTATTTGCCTGGTTAATTGTCGCGGTATCAGTGTTGGGTGATTTGCTAGAAAGTATGTTTAAACGTGAGCGAGGGGTGAAGGATAGCAGTAACTTGTTGCCTGGCCATGGTGGGGTGATGGATCGTATTGATAGCTTAACTGCAGCAATTCCAGTTTTCTGTATTTCGTTATTAGTAACAGGTCTTTAA